The following proteins are co-located in the Tachysurus vachellii isolate PV-2020 chromosome 17, HZAU_Pvac_v1, whole genome shotgun sequence genome:
- the uck1 gene encoding uridine-cytidine kinase 1 isoform X1 — protein sequence MEVSEALSEAERPRHRPCLIGVSGGTASGKSTVCAKIMELLGQNKVDHHQRKVTIVSQDSFYRVLTPEQKAKALKGQYNFDHPDAFDTELMCQTLKDIVDGKVVEIPTYDFVTHSRLQETICVYPADVVLFEGILVFYTQEVREMFHMKLFVDTDSDVRLSRRVLRDMRRGRDLEQILTQYTTFVKPAFEEFCLPTKKYADVIIPRGVDNMVAINLIVQHIQDILNGDICKWQRGTTNGNPLEQTLKRHVDEARENQEGFGSNPIKRPLLEPSTRPH from the exons ATGGAGGTATCCGAGGCTCTGAGTGAAGCCGAGCGGCCGCGACACCGACCCTGTCTGATAGGCGTTAGTGGAGGAACCGCCAGCGGAAAG TCCACAGTTTGTGCTAAGATCATGGAGTTGCTGGGCCAGAACAAGGTGGATCATCACCAGAGGAAAGTGACTATCGTAAGCCAGGACAGTTTCTACCGAGTGCTCACTCCAGAACAGAAGGCAAAAGCTCTCAAAGGCCAGTACAACTTTGATCATCCAG ATGCGTTCGATACAGAGTTGATGTGCCAGACACTGAAGGACATTGTAGACGGCAAAGTTGTGGAGATTCCAACATACGACTTCGTCACACATTCCAG gttACAGGAGACGATCTGCGTGTATCCAGCTGATGTCGTTCTGTTTGAAGGAATTCTGGTCTTCTACACACAGGAAGTAAGAGAAATGTTCCATATGAAACTGTTTGTGGATACAGACTCAGATGTACGTCTCTCACgtagag TTCTTAGAGACATGAGGAGAGGTCGTGACTTGGAACAGATCCTTACACAATACACCACTTTCGTTAAACCAGCCTTTGAGGAATTCTGCTTACca ACCAAAAAATATGCAGATGTGATAATACCTCGTGGAGTAGACAACATgg tGGCGATTAATTTGATTGTGCAGCACATCCAAGACATCCTAAATGGCGATATCTGCAAGTGGCAGAGAGGGACAACTAACGGTAACCCCCTCGAGCAGACCTTAAAGAGGCACGTGGACGAAGCGAGGGAGAACCAGGAAGGATTCGGCTCCAATCCCATAAAACGCCCCCTGCTGGAACCTAGCACGCGGCCACATTAA
- the uck1 gene encoding uridine-cytidine kinase 1 isoform X2 translates to MELLGQNKVDHHQRKVTIVSQDSFYRVLTPEQKAKALKGQYNFDHPDAFDTELMCQTLKDIVDGKVVEIPTYDFVTHSRLQETICVYPADVVLFEGILVFYTQEVREMFHMKLFVDTDSDVRLSRRVLRDMRRGRDLEQILTQYTTFVKPAFEEFCLPTKKYADVIIPRGVDNMVAINLIVQHIQDILNGDICKWQRGTTNGNPLEQTLKRHVDEARENQEGFGSNPIKRPLLEPSTRPH, encoded by the exons ATGGAGTTGCTGGGCCAGAACAAGGTGGATCATCACCAGAGGAAAGTGACTATCGTAAGCCAGGACAGTTTCTACCGAGTGCTCACTCCAGAACAGAAGGCAAAAGCTCTCAAAGGCCAGTACAACTTTGATCATCCAG ATGCGTTCGATACAGAGTTGATGTGCCAGACACTGAAGGACATTGTAGACGGCAAAGTTGTGGAGATTCCAACATACGACTTCGTCACACATTCCAG gttACAGGAGACGATCTGCGTGTATCCAGCTGATGTCGTTCTGTTTGAAGGAATTCTGGTCTTCTACACACAGGAAGTAAGAGAAATGTTCCATATGAAACTGTTTGTGGATACAGACTCAGATGTACGTCTCTCACgtagag TTCTTAGAGACATGAGGAGAGGTCGTGACTTGGAACAGATCCTTACACAATACACCACTTTCGTTAAACCAGCCTTTGAGGAATTCTGCTTACca ACCAAAAAATATGCAGATGTGATAATACCTCGTGGAGTAGACAACATgg tGGCGATTAATTTGATTGTGCAGCACATCCAAGACATCCTAAATGGCGATATCTGCAAGTGGCAGAGAGGGACAACTAACGGTAACCCCCTCGAGCAGACCTTAAAGAGGCACGTGGACGAAGCGAGGGAGAACCAGGAAGGATTCGGCTCCAATCCCATAAAACGCCCCCTGCTGGAACCTAGCACGCGGCCACATTAA
- the rapgef1b gene encoding rap guanine nucleotide exchange factor 1b isoform X3: protein MSGKIESKHDSQRSHISTFTMKLMDKFHSPKIKRTPSKKGKQSAPEPAIKSTEKPVNKKVSRLEEQEKEVVSALRYFKTIVDKMSVDTKVLQMLPGSASKVLEAILPLMQVEARIQHSSAVSSCHNRVYQSLANLIRWADQVMLEGIDLDDKETVATVTAVIKAVLDGVKELVKLTIEKQEQPSPTSPSKPAPLVAKAESMCEMPLTEREKEILSKTMPTDNLTNISEEEIAPPKPPLPGLKLAEHSPPALPPKKRQSTSSPTRIAVVAPMSRTNCGLNLQHGALKQQQEYEVELLQRRFSGGSQSYGGDSPRLSPCSIMGKLSKSDEQLSSLERDSGQCSRNTSCETLDNTDGYDPDYDFLHQDLSVSEPLPFPTVPSSCLSPLPECLSETPVTSPGSAQPRFSAPVVPLSTVGASNGERPPALPQKKRRSVPILSTCQLYEYRPSDEDTPTSLTTPTLINGNELSFQSDSPPPLPEKKCRTILQYMQFVEDYSEPQPSVFYQTPQSERIYEQRRNKRFQEVYGSNDSYETPPPPALPPKQRQLASYSSSPSSSSSSSLSLLPPSVGVPEEAESAIGLSLSVSNSFLSGHASLTTPTSESANDEGVEGEGEYVNLYSTSQANGDSTHHSDPLTHCDVIHDSTAHIPSPKEGSKEALAKERLKSTDTSQFKEEVDELSLVDHKEIMSRITLKVEGDDGPDVRAGSSDILLVHATETDRKDLVLYCEAFLTTYRTFITPEDLIKKLHYRYTHFCHSPDTFKKRVSKNTFFVLVRVVDELCVVELTEDILRQLMDLVFRLVCNGELSLARVLRKNILDKVEQKRLLQHTHILQPLAARGVSARPGTLHDFRSHEIADQLTLLDAELFYKIEIPEVLLWAKEQNEEKSPNLTQFTEHFNNMSYWVRSIIIQQEKAQDREKLLLKFIKIMKHLRKLNNFNSYLAILSALDSAPIRRLEWQKQTSEGLEEYCTLIDSSSSFRAYRAALADVEPPCIPYLGLILQDLTFVHLGNPDLLDGKVNFSKRWQQFNILDSMRRFQQVHYDLKRNDDIVAFFNDFSDHLAEEALWELSLKIKPRNITRRRTERDEKT, encoded by the exons ACTCTCAGAGGTCTCATATCTCTACATTCACCATGAAGCTGATGGATAAGTTCCACTCACCCAAAATCAAGCGAACTCCATCCAAGAAGGGCAAACAGAGTGCTCCCGAACCAGCCATCAAGAGCACAGAGAAACCTGTTAACAAG AAGGTGAGTCGACTGGAGGAGCAGGAGAAGGAGGTGGTGAGTGCACTGAGATACTTTAAGACCATAGTCGACAAGATGTCTGTGGACACCAAAGTGCTCCAGATGCTGCCTGGCTCTGCTAGCAAAGTCCTAGAGGCCATTCTTCCCCTCATGCAAGTGGAGGCAAGGATCCaacacag CTCTGCCGTATCATCCTGTCATAATCGAGTTTATCAGAGTTTGGCAAATCTCATTCGCTGGGCCGACCAGGTGATGCTGGAGGGCATCGACCTAGATGACAAAGAAACCGTGGCGACTGTTACAGCCGTGATAAAGGCCGTACTGGATGGAGTAAAG GAGTTGGTGAAACTCACCATAGAAAAACAAGAGCAGCCATCTCCGACATCACCTAGTAAGCCAGCGCCCCTTGTGGCCAAAGCGGAGAG CATGTGTGAAATGCCTCTGACTGAGCGGGAAAAGGAGATCCTCAGCAAGACCATGCCCACGGATAACTTGACCAACATCTCGGAAGAAGAAATAGCGCCACCCAAACCTCCTCTACCAGGGTTAAAGTTAGCAGAGCAcag TCCACCCGCTTTGCCTCCAAAGAAGCGCCAGTCCACCTCCTCACCCACACGCATAGCTGTGGTAGCACCCATGAGTAGAACGAACTGTGGCCTCAACCTGCAGCATGGAGCTCTCAAACAG CAGCAGGAGTATGAGGTGGAACTACTACAGAGGCGCTTCTCTGGTGGCAGCCAATCATACGGTGGGGATTCACCTCGCCTCTCGCCATGCAGCATTATGGGGAAACTGAGCAAATCAGATGAGCAGCTTTCCTCACTGGAGAGGGACAGCGGCCAATGCTCACGCAACACTAGCTGTGAGACACTTG ataacacagaCGGATACGACCCTGACTACGACTTCCTCCATCAGGACCTCTCAGTGTCCGAGCCATTGCCATTTCCCACGGTTCCTAGCAGCTGCCTGAGCCCCCTCCCAGAATGCCTCAGTGAGACTCCTGTGACGTCTCCTGGCTCAGCACAACCCCGCTTCAGTGCCCCTGTAGTCCCACTCAGCACCGTGGGAGCATCCAACGGAGAACGACCCCCTGCACTTCCACAGAAAAAGAGGCGCTCTGTTCCCATCCTATCAACCTGCCAGCTGTATGAATACCGCCCCTCTGATGAAGACACACCCACTTCACTGACCACACCCACTTTGATTAACGGGAATGAACTGTCTTTCCAAAGCGACAGCCCTCCACCTCTGCCAGAAAAGAAGTGCAGAACGA tcctcCAGTACATGCAGTTTGTGGAGGATTACTCAGAGCCACAGCCATCCGTCTTCTATCAGACTCCTCAGAGTGAGAGAATCTATGAACAGCGGCGGAACAAACGATTCCAAGAAGTTTATGGGTCCAACGACAGCTACGAGACTCCGCCCCCTCCAGCCCTGCCACCCAAACAGCGACAGCTG GCGTCTTActcttcctctccttcttcatcttcctcctcttctctttcgctcctccctccctccgttGGCGTTCCGGAGGAGGCGGAGTCTGCTATCGGCCTCAGCCTTTCTGTGTCTAACTCCTTCCTTAGCGGCCATGCCTCTTTAACCACACCCACG AGTGAGAGTGCAAACGATGAAGGCgtagaaggagaaggagagtaTGTGAACCTGTACTCTACCTCACAGGCTAACGGAGACAGCACACACCACTCa gaccctctcacacactgtgATGTAATTCATGACTCTACTGCTCACATACCATCACCCAAGGAAGGAAGCAAAGAAGCCTTGGCCAAAGAAAG GTTGAAGTCAACCGACACGAGCCAGTTCAAAGAGGAGGTCGACGAGCTTTCTCTGGTTGATCACAAAGAGATCATGAGTCGCATCACTCTTAAAGTCGAG GGGGATGATGGCCCTGATGTCAGAGCTGGCTCAAGTGATATTCTCTTAGTACATGCTACAGAGACAGATCGCAAAG ATCTGGTGTTATACTGTGAAGCTTTTCTAACTACATACAGAACTTTCATCACACCTGAAGACCTCATCAAAAAACTACATTACAGATA CACTCATTTCTGCCATAGTCCAGATACATTTAAGAAGCGTGTCAGTAAGAATACTTTCTTCGTGCTGGTGCGAGTGGTGGATGAACTCTG cgTGGTGGAGTTGACTGAGGATATCCTCAGGCAGCTGATGGATCTCGTGTTCCGGTTGGTATGTAATGGCGAGCTGAGTCTGGCTCGTGTCCTTCgtaaaaacattctggataaaGTGGAACAGAAGAGACtgctgcagcacacacacatccttcaaCCGTTAGCAGCACGAGGGGTCTCGGCCAG GCCAGGCACACTGCATGACTTTCGCAGCCATGAGATCGCTGATCAGCTTACACTTCTGGATGCTGAGCTCTTCTACAAAATTGAG atTCCAGAGGTGCTTTTGTGGGCTAAGGAGCAGAATGAAGAGAAGAGTCCTAATCTGACTCAGTTTACAGAGCACTTTAACAACATGAGCTATTG GGTGCGCTCAATAATCATACAGCAGGAGAAAGCTCAGGACAGAGAGAAACTTCTGCTCAAATTCATCAAGATcatgaag CACTTGAGGAAGTTGAACAACTTTAACTCGTACCTGGCCATCCTGTCAGCTTTGGACTCTGCACCAATCAGGAGGCTGGAGTGGCAGAAGCAGACATCTGAG gGGTTGGAGGAGTACTGCACTTTGATTGACAGTTCATCCTCCTTTCGTGCTTACAGAGCAGCATTGGCTGATGTGGAGCCTCCCTGCATCCCTtacct CGGGTTGATCCTGCAGGACCTGACATTCGTACATCTGGGAAATCCAGACCTGCTTGATGGGAAAGTGAACTTCTCCAAGCGCTGGCAACAGTTCAACATCCTGGACAGCATGAGGCGCTTCCAACAAGT ACACTACGATCTGAAGAGGAACGACGACATTGTGGCATTCTTCAACGACTTCAGCGACCACCTGGCCGAGGAGGCATTGTGGGAACTTTCACTGAAGATCAAACCACGCAACATCACACGGCGCCGGACTGAGCGCGATGAGAAAACCTAG
- the rapgef1b gene encoding rap guanine nucleotide exchange factor 1b isoform X1 produces MSGKIESKHDSQRSHISTFTMKLMDKFHSPKIKRTPSKKGKQSAPEPAIKSTEKPVNKKVSRLEEQEKEVVSALRYFKTIVDKMSVDTKVLQMLPGSASKVLEAILPLMQVEARIQHSSAVSSCHNRVYQSLANLIRWADQVMLEGIDLDDKETVATVTAVIKAVLDGVKELVKLTIEKQEQPSPTSPSKPAPLVAKAESMCEMPLTEREKEILSKTMPTDNLTNISEEEIAPPKPPLPGLKLAEHSPPALPPKKRQSTSSPTRIAVVAPMSRTNCGLNLQHGALKQQQEYEVELLQRRFSGGSQSYGGDSPRLSPCSIMGKLSKSDEQLSSLERDSGQCSRNTSCETLDNTDGYDPDYDFLHQDLSVSEPLPFPTVPSSCLSPLPECLSETPVTSPGSAQPRFSAPVVPLSTVGASNGERPPALPQKKRRSVPILSTCQLYEYRPSDEDTPTSLTTPTLINGNELSFQSDSPPPLPEKKCRTILQYMQFVEDYSEPQPSVFYQTPQSERIYEQRRNKRFQEVYGSNDSYETPPPPALPPKQRQLSESANDEGVEGEGEYVNLYSTSQANGDSTHHSDPLTHCDVIHDSTAHIPSPKEGSKEALAKERLKSTDTSQFKEEVDELSLVDHKEIMSRITLKVEGDDGPDVRAGSSDILLVHATETDRKDLVLYCEAFLTTYRTFITPEDLIKKLHYRYTHFCHSPDTFKKRVSKNTFFVLVRVVDELCVVELTEDILRQLMDLVFRLVCNGELSLARVLRKNILDKVEQKRLLQHTHILQPLAARGVSARPGTLHDFRSHEIADQLTLLDAELFYKIEIPEVLLWAKEQNEEKSPNLTQFTEHFNNMSYWVRSIIIQQEKAQDREKLLLKFIKIMKHLRKLNNFNSYLAILSALDSAPIRRLEWQKQTSEGLEEYCTLIDSSSSFRAYRAALADVEPPCIPYLGLILQDLTFVHLGNPDLLDGKVNFSKRWQQFNILDSMRRFQQVHYDLKRNDDIVAFFNDFSDHLAEEALWELSLKIKPRNITRRRTERDEKT; encoded by the exons ACTCTCAGAGGTCTCATATCTCTACATTCACCATGAAGCTGATGGATAAGTTCCACTCACCCAAAATCAAGCGAACTCCATCCAAGAAGGGCAAACAGAGTGCTCCCGAACCAGCCATCAAGAGCACAGAGAAACCTGTTAACAAG AAGGTGAGTCGACTGGAGGAGCAGGAGAAGGAGGTGGTGAGTGCACTGAGATACTTTAAGACCATAGTCGACAAGATGTCTGTGGACACCAAAGTGCTCCAGATGCTGCCTGGCTCTGCTAGCAAAGTCCTAGAGGCCATTCTTCCCCTCATGCAAGTGGAGGCAAGGATCCaacacag CTCTGCCGTATCATCCTGTCATAATCGAGTTTATCAGAGTTTGGCAAATCTCATTCGCTGGGCCGACCAGGTGATGCTGGAGGGCATCGACCTAGATGACAAAGAAACCGTGGCGACTGTTACAGCCGTGATAAAGGCCGTACTGGATGGAGTAAAG GAGTTGGTGAAACTCACCATAGAAAAACAAGAGCAGCCATCTCCGACATCACCTAGTAAGCCAGCGCCCCTTGTGGCCAAAGCGGAGAG CATGTGTGAAATGCCTCTGACTGAGCGGGAAAAGGAGATCCTCAGCAAGACCATGCCCACGGATAACTTGACCAACATCTCGGAAGAAGAAATAGCGCCACCCAAACCTCCTCTACCAGGGTTAAAGTTAGCAGAGCAcag TCCACCCGCTTTGCCTCCAAAGAAGCGCCAGTCCACCTCCTCACCCACACGCATAGCTGTGGTAGCACCCATGAGTAGAACGAACTGTGGCCTCAACCTGCAGCATGGAGCTCTCAAACAG CAGCAGGAGTATGAGGTGGAACTACTACAGAGGCGCTTCTCTGGTGGCAGCCAATCATACGGTGGGGATTCACCTCGCCTCTCGCCATGCAGCATTATGGGGAAACTGAGCAAATCAGATGAGCAGCTTTCCTCACTGGAGAGGGACAGCGGCCAATGCTCACGCAACACTAGCTGTGAGACACTTG ataacacagaCGGATACGACCCTGACTACGACTTCCTCCATCAGGACCTCTCAGTGTCCGAGCCATTGCCATTTCCCACGGTTCCTAGCAGCTGCCTGAGCCCCCTCCCAGAATGCCTCAGTGAGACTCCTGTGACGTCTCCTGGCTCAGCACAACCCCGCTTCAGTGCCCCTGTAGTCCCACTCAGCACCGTGGGAGCATCCAACGGAGAACGACCCCCTGCACTTCCACAGAAAAAGAGGCGCTCTGTTCCCATCCTATCAACCTGCCAGCTGTATGAATACCGCCCCTCTGATGAAGACACACCCACTTCACTGACCACACCCACTTTGATTAACGGGAATGAACTGTCTTTCCAAAGCGACAGCCCTCCACCTCTGCCAGAAAAGAAGTGCAGAACGA tcctcCAGTACATGCAGTTTGTGGAGGATTACTCAGAGCCACAGCCATCCGTCTTCTATCAGACTCCTCAGAGTGAGAGAATCTATGAACAGCGGCGGAACAAACGATTCCAAGAAGTTTATGGGTCCAACGACAGCTACGAGACTCCGCCCCCTCCAGCCCTGCCACCCAAACAGCGACAGCTG AGTGAGAGTGCAAACGATGAAGGCgtagaaggagaaggagagtaTGTGAACCTGTACTCTACCTCACAGGCTAACGGAGACAGCACACACCACTCa gaccctctcacacactgtgATGTAATTCATGACTCTACTGCTCACATACCATCACCCAAGGAAGGAAGCAAAGAAGCCTTGGCCAAAGAAAG GTTGAAGTCAACCGACACGAGCCAGTTCAAAGAGGAGGTCGACGAGCTTTCTCTGGTTGATCACAAAGAGATCATGAGTCGCATCACTCTTAAAGTCGAG GGGGATGATGGCCCTGATGTCAGAGCTGGCTCAAGTGATATTCTCTTAGTACATGCTACAGAGACAGATCGCAAAG ATCTGGTGTTATACTGTGAAGCTTTTCTAACTACATACAGAACTTTCATCACACCTGAAGACCTCATCAAAAAACTACATTACAGATA CACTCATTTCTGCCATAGTCCAGATACATTTAAGAAGCGTGTCAGTAAGAATACTTTCTTCGTGCTGGTGCGAGTGGTGGATGAACTCTG cgTGGTGGAGTTGACTGAGGATATCCTCAGGCAGCTGATGGATCTCGTGTTCCGGTTGGTATGTAATGGCGAGCTGAGTCTGGCTCGTGTCCTTCgtaaaaacattctggataaaGTGGAACAGAAGAGACtgctgcagcacacacacatccttcaaCCGTTAGCAGCACGAGGGGTCTCGGCCAG GCCAGGCACACTGCATGACTTTCGCAGCCATGAGATCGCTGATCAGCTTACACTTCTGGATGCTGAGCTCTTCTACAAAATTGAG atTCCAGAGGTGCTTTTGTGGGCTAAGGAGCAGAATGAAGAGAAGAGTCCTAATCTGACTCAGTTTACAGAGCACTTTAACAACATGAGCTATTG GGTGCGCTCAATAATCATACAGCAGGAGAAAGCTCAGGACAGAGAGAAACTTCTGCTCAAATTCATCAAGATcatgaag CACTTGAGGAAGTTGAACAACTTTAACTCGTACCTGGCCATCCTGTCAGCTTTGGACTCTGCACCAATCAGGAGGCTGGAGTGGCAGAAGCAGACATCTGAG gGGTTGGAGGAGTACTGCACTTTGATTGACAGTTCATCCTCCTTTCGTGCTTACAGAGCAGCATTGGCTGATGTGGAGCCTCCCTGCATCCCTtacct CGGGTTGATCCTGCAGGACCTGACATTCGTACATCTGGGAAATCCAGACCTGCTTGATGGGAAAGTGAACTTCTCCAAGCGCTGGCAACAGTTCAACATCCTGGACAGCATGAGGCGCTTCCAACAAGT ACACTACGATCTGAAGAGGAACGACGACATTGTGGCATTCTTCAACGACTTCAGCGACCACCTGGCCGAGGAGGCATTGTGGGAACTTTCACTGAAGATCAAACCACGCAACATCACACGGCGCCGGACTGAGCGCGATGAGAAAACCTAG
- the rapgef1b gene encoding rap guanine nucleotide exchange factor 1b isoform X2, with product MSGKIESKHDSQRSHISTFTMKLMDKFHSPKIKRTPSKKGKQSAPEPAIKSTEKPVNKKVSRLEEQEKEVVSALRYFKTIVDKMSVDTKVLQMLPGSASKVLEAILPLMQVEARIQHSSAVSSCHNRVYQSLANLIRWADQVMLEGIDLDDKETVATVTAVIKAVLDGVKELVKLTIEKQEQPSPTSPSKPAPLVAKAESMCEMPLTEREKEILSKTMPTDNLTNISEEEIAPPKPPLPGLKLAEHSPPALPPKKRQSTSSPTRIAVVAPMSRTNCGLNLQHGALKQQEYEVELLQRRFSGGSQSYGGDSPRLSPCSIMGKLSKSDEQLSSLERDSGQCSRNTSCETLDNTDGYDPDYDFLHQDLSVSEPLPFPTVPSSCLSPLPECLSETPVTSPGSAQPRFSAPVVPLSTVGASNGERPPALPQKKRRSVPILSTCQLYEYRPSDEDTPTSLTTPTLINGNELSFQSDSPPPLPEKKCRTILQYMQFVEDYSEPQPSVFYQTPQSERIYEQRRNKRFQEVYGSNDSYETPPPPALPPKQRQLSESANDEGVEGEGEYVNLYSTSQANGDSTHHSDPLTHCDVIHDSTAHIPSPKEGSKEALAKERLKSTDTSQFKEEVDELSLVDHKEIMSRITLKVEGDDGPDVRAGSSDILLVHATETDRKDLVLYCEAFLTTYRTFITPEDLIKKLHYRYTHFCHSPDTFKKRVSKNTFFVLVRVVDELCVVELTEDILRQLMDLVFRLVCNGELSLARVLRKNILDKVEQKRLLQHTHILQPLAARGVSARPGTLHDFRSHEIADQLTLLDAELFYKIEIPEVLLWAKEQNEEKSPNLTQFTEHFNNMSYWVRSIIIQQEKAQDREKLLLKFIKIMKHLRKLNNFNSYLAILSALDSAPIRRLEWQKQTSEGLEEYCTLIDSSSSFRAYRAALADVEPPCIPYLGLILQDLTFVHLGNPDLLDGKVNFSKRWQQFNILDSMRRFQQVHYDLKRNDDIVAFFNDFSDHLAEEALWELSLKIKPRNITRRRTERDEKT from the exons ACTCTCAGAGGTCTCATATCTCTACATTCACCATGAAGCTGATGGATAAGTTCCACTCACCCAAAATCAAGCGAACTCCATCCAAGAAGGGCAAACAGAGTGCTCCCGAACCAGCCATCAAGAGCACAGAGAAACCTGTTAACAAG AAGGTGAGTCGACTGGAGGAGCAGGAGAAGGAGGTGGTGAGTGCACTGAGATACTTTAAGACCATAGTCGACAAGATGTCTGTGGACACCAAAGTGCTCCAGATGCTGCCTGGCTCTGCTAGCAAAGTCCTAGAGGCCATTCTTCCCCTCATGCAAGTGGAGGCAAGGATCCaacacag CTCTGCCGTATCATCCTGTCATAATCGAGTTTATCAGAGTTTGGCAAATCTCATTCGCTGGGCCGACCAGGTGATGCTGGAGGGCATCGACCTAGATGACAAAGAAACCGTGGCGACTGTTACAGCCGTGATAAAGGCCGTACTGGATGGAGTAAAG GAGTTGGTGAAACTCACCATAGAAAAACAAGAGCAGCCATCTCCGACATCACCTAGTAAGCCAGCGCCCCTTGTGGCCAAAGCGGAGAG CATGTGTGAAATGCCTCTGACTGAGCGGGAAAAGGAGATCCTCAGCAAGACCATGCCCACGGATAACTTGACCAACATCTCGGAAGAAGAAATAGCGCCACCCAAACCTCCTCTACCAGGGTTAAAGTTAGCAGAGCAcag TCCACCCGCTTTGCCTCCAAAGAAGCGCCAGTCCACCTCCTCACCCACACGCATAGCTGTGGTAGCACCCATGAGTAGAACGAACTGTGGCCTCAACCTGCAGCATGGAGCTCTCAAACAG CAGGAGTATGAGGTGGAACTACTACAGAGGCGCTTCTCTGGTGGCAGCCAATCATACGGTGGGGATTCACCTCGCCTCTCGCCATGCAGCATTATGGGGAAACTGAGCAAATCAGATGAGCAGCTTTCCTCACTGGAGAGGGACAGCGGCCAATGCTCACGCAACACTAGCTGTGAGACACTTG ataacacagaCGGATACGACCCTGACTACGACTTCCTCCATCAGGACCTCTCAGTGTCCGAGCCATTGCCATTTCCCACGGTTCCTAGCAGCTGCCTGAGCCCCCTCCCAGAATGCCTCAGTGAGACTCCTGTGACGTCTCCTGGCTCAGCACAACCCCGCTTCAGTGCCCCTGTAGTCCCACTCAGCACCGTGGGAGCATCCAACGGAGAACGACCCCCTGCACTTCCACAGAAAAAGAGGCGCTCTGTTCCCATCCTATCAACCTGCCAGCTGTATGAATACCGCCCCTCTGATGAAGACACACCCACTTCACTGACCACACCCACTTTGATTAACGGGAATGAACTGTCTTTCCAAAGCGACAGCCCTCCACCTCTGCCAGAAAAGAAGTGCAGAACGA tcctcCAGTACATGCAGTTTGTGGAGGATTACTCAGAGCCACAGCCATCCGTCTTCTATCAGACTCCTCAGAGTGAGAGAATCTATGAACAGCGGCGGAACAAACGATTCCAAGAAGTTTATGGGTCCAACGACAGCTACGAGACTCCGCCCCCTCCAGCCCTGCCACCCAAACAGCGACAGCTG AGTGAGAGTGCAAACGATGAAGGCgtagaaggagaaggagagtaTGTGAACCTGTACTCTACCTCACAGGCTAACGGAGACAGCACACACCACTCa gaccctctcacacactgtgATGTAATTCATGACTCTACTGCTCACATACCATCACCCAAGGAAGGAAGCAAAGAAGCCTTGGCCAAAGAAAG GTTGAAGTCAACCGACACGAGCCAGTTCAAAGAGGAGGTCGACGAGCTTTCTCTGGTTGATCACAAAGAGATCATGAGTCGCATCACTCTTAAAGTCGAG GGGGATGATGGCCCTGATGTCAGAGCTGGCTCAAGTGATATTCTCTTAGTACATGCTACAGAGACAGATCGCAAAG ATCTGGTGTTATACTGTGAAGCTTTTCTAACTACATACAGAACTTTCATCACACCTGAAGACCTCATCAAAAAACTACATTACAGATA CACTCATTTCTGCCATAGTCCAGATACATTTAAGAAGCGTGTCAGTAAGAATACTTTCTTCGTGCTGGTGCGAGTGGTGGATGAACTCTG cgTGGTGGAGTTGACTGAGGATATCCTCAGGCAGCTGATGGATCTCGTGTTCCGGTTGGTATGTAATGGCGAGCTGAGTCTGGCTCGTGTCCTTCgtaaaaacattctggataaaGTGGAACAGAAGAGACtgctgcagcacacacacatccttcaaCCGTTAGCAGCACGAGGGGTCTCGGCCAG GCCAGGCACACTGCATGACTTTCGCAGCCATGAGATCGCTGATCAGCTTACACTTCTGGATGCTGAGCTCTTCTACAAAATTGAG atTCCAGAGGTGCTTTTGTGGGCTAAGGAGCAGAATGAAGAGAAGAGTCCTAATCTGACTCAGTTTACAGAGCACTTTAACAACATGAGCTATTG GGTGCGCTCAATAATCATACAGCAGGAGAAAGCTCAGGACAGAGAGAAACTTCTGCTCAAATTCATCAAGATcatgaag CACTTGAGGAAGTTGAACAACTTTAACTCGTACCTGGCCATCCTGTCAGCTTTGGACTCTGCACCAATCAGGAGGCTGGAGTGGCAGAAGCAGACATCTGAG gGGTTGGAGGAGTACTGCACTTTGATTGACAGTTCATCCTCCTTTCGTGCTTACAGAGCAGCATTGGCTGATGTGGAGCCTCCCTGCATCCCTtacct CGGGTTGATCCTGCAGGACCTGACATTCGTACATCTGGGAAATCCAGACCTGCTTGATGGGAAAGTGAACTTCTCCAAGCGCTGGCAACAGTTCAACATCCTGGACAGCATGAGGCGCTTCCAACAAGT ACACTACGATCTGAAGAGGAACGACGACATTGTGGCATTCTTCAACGACTTCAGCGACCACCTGGCCGAGGAGGCATTGTGGGAACTTTCACTGAAGATCAAACCACGCAACATCACACGGCGCCGGACTGAGCGCGATGAGAAAACCTAG